From a region of the Thermosipho melanesiensis BI429 genome:
- a CDS encoding XRE family transcriptional regulator, with amino-acid sequence MNIGEKIKFLRLQKGLTQEQLGNIINVGQRTISAYESGKATPSVEVLKSLADYFDVAVDYFLSDKPGQTEVEFVDIKFKKVPLYSAPVSAGNGAFPNDIYVLGEINAINHDVDFAVKVVGNSMEPIAPDGSVLFVKKQNYAFNGDMIVCTYDGWIYVKWYVKQNDKILLLSENPTYTPIVVEPKDRFIIHGVVQEVMLQKPKKVVK; translated from the coding sequence GTGAATATTGGTGAAAAAATTAAGTTTTTAAGATTACAAAAAGGATTAACGCAGGAACAATTAGGAAATATAATAAATGTTGGGCAACGAACTATATCCGCTTATGAAAGTGGAAAAGCTACTCCTTCGGTAGAGGTATTAAAATCTCTTGCTGACTACTTTGATGTAGCGGTTGACTACTTCCTTTCCGATAAACCTGGACAAACCGAGGTTGAGTTTGTGGATATTAAGTTCAAGAAAGTACCACTTTATTCTGCTCCTGTTTCAGCTGGTAATGGCGCTTTTCCTAACGATATATACGTGTTGGGTGAAATCAATGCTATAAATCATGATGTTGACTTCGCTGTTAAAGTTGTAGGGAATAGCATGGAGCCAATTGCTCCAGATGGCTCTGTTTTGTTTGTCAAGAAACAAAATTATGCTTTTAACGGAGATATGATTGTGTGTACTTATGATGGCTGGATCTATGTTAAATGGTATGTAAAACAGAATGATAAAATTTTGCTTCTTTCAGAAAATCCTACTTATACTCCTATTGTTGTTGAGCCAAAAGATAGGTTTATAATACACGGTGTAGTGCAGGAGGTTATGCTGCAAAAGCCTAAAAAAGTTGTTAAATAA
- a CDS encoding DNA-methyltransferase, producing MRNWEAIQGIKLINEDFLKTRIPENSIDLIVTSPPYNVGIPYNSHNDKITYKDYLIWTEKWLTKAFQLSKPDGRMCLNIPLDKNKGGQQSVYADIVYLAKKIGWKYHSTIIWNEGNISRRTAWGSWLSASAPYVIAPVETIVILYKETWKKQKRGKSDILREEFIEWTNGLWTFSGESKKKIGHPAPFPFELPKRCIKLFSYVGDVILDPFLGSGTTAIAAFRLKRKVIGVEIDKKYFELAIKRISKQCFRLEGF from the coding sequence ATGAGAAATTGGGAAGCAATACAAGGAATTAAGTTGATAAATGAGGATTTTCTCAAAACACGTATTCCTGAAAATAGTATTGATTTAATAGTAACTTCACCACCATATAACGTTGGAATACCGTACAACTCCCACAATGACAAAATTACTTATAAAGATTATCTTATTTGGACTGAGAAGTGGTTAACAAAAGCTTTCCAATTATCAAAACCAGATGGTAGAATGTGTCTTAATATTCCTTTAGATAAAAATAAAGGTGGCCAGCAAAGTGTTTATGCTGATATTGTATATTTAGCTAAAAAAATTGGCTGGAAGTATCATTCTACGATAATTTGGAATGAAGGTAATATTTCTAGAAGAACAGCTTGGGGTAGTTGGCTTTCTGCTTCCGCCCCATATGTGATTGCTCCTGTTGAAACAATAGTAATTTTATATAAGGAAACTTGGAAAAAACAAAAAAGAGGAAAATCTGATATTTTAAGAGAGGAATTTATTGAATGGACTAATGGGCTCTGGACTTTTTCTGGCGAGAGCAAAAAGAAAATTGGACATCCTGCTCCCTTTCCTTTTGAATTGCCGAAACGGTGTATTAAACTTTTTAGTTACGTTGGAGATGTTATATTGGATCCTTTTTTAGGGAGTGGTACTACTGCGATTGCTGCCTTTAGGCTAAAAAGAAAGGTTATTGGTGTTGAAATAGACAAAAAATATTTTGAATTAGCTATTAAAAGAATTTCAAAACAATGTTTTAGATTAGAAGGTTTTTGA
- a CDS encoding BsaWI family type II restriction enzyme: MESNDVSKFLEIQKKAYVKKKISEYISKGFDEKTASNKASQSWRSYVGKMLEKIIFESLKEPLEKQGLKLVTDNDLIRNRNLTKELELVKRLISIDYGEYLFLPDADIIVYKVTKKKAIDELDENDIKILAIISVKNSFRERGFETAYWKKKLSESIITSHIKVFMATPDPDNEISYIAPNHKPKKMRVILEYELDGIYLLKNEFDETKKTKHFDEIANDILSIK; the protein is encoded by the coding sequence ATGGAATCAAATGATGTTTCTAAGTTTCTAGAAATTCAAAAAAAAGCATATGTTAAAAAGAAAATTAGTGAATATATTTCAAAAGGATTCGATGAAAAAACTGCTAGTAATAAAGCAAGTCAATCCTGGAGATCTTATGTTGGTAAGATGCTTGAAAAAATCATTTTTGAAAGTCTGAAAGAACCTTTGGAAAAACAAGGATTAAAGTTAGTGACTGACAACGACTTAATTAGAAACAGGAACTTAACTAAAGAACTTGAATTAGTAAAAAGATTAATATCTATAGATTATGGTGAATACTTATTCTTGCCTGATGCTGATATTATCGTTTATAAGGTCACAAAAAAGAAAGCGATAGATGAGTTAGACGAAAACGATATAAAAATTTTAGCAATAATTTCTGTAAAAAATTCATTTAGAGAAAGAGGGTTTGAAACAGCATATTGGAAAAAGAAGCTGAGTGAATCTATAATTACCTCACATATTAAAGTGTTTATGGCTACTCCAGACCCAGATAATGAAATTTCTTATATAGCTCCAAATCACAAGCCAAAAAAGATGAGAGTAATATTAGAGTATGAATTAGATGGAATTTATCTATTAAAAAATGAATTTGATGAAACGAAAAAAACAAAACATTTCGATGAAATAGCAAATGATATTTTATCGATAAAATAA